Proteins encoded together in one Coregonus clupeaformis isolate EN_2021a unplaced genomic scaffold, ASM2061545v1 scaf0530, whole genome shotgun sequence window:
- the LOC123485002 gene encoding E3 SUMO-protein ligase ZBED1-like, translated as MMIARVLEQAKAISQVLSGDRYARSLIPTWQDIDVLESIHKALHPLLEFTDALSGEEYVSISYLKPVLHLFATSVLAEDAEDTDLTKSIKTKVLAYLNNKYGDPNIQELLDVACFLDPRFKIQYISTDNIPAIKTRLKTEIVDLAQRTYHWEKRSRTETVQMPQSAQSLGKRRRGLLAVFFKTSSASPSLPVNLEDVAEAEINNYLMTPTIDGEDDPLAWWRVHKISYPQLCTMARKYLCVPATKRSLRASFLAQEGIL; from the exons ATGATGATTGCCAGAGTGCTTGAACAGGCCAAAGCCATTTCTCAGGTATTGTCTGGAGATCGATATGCACGCTCCCTTATCCCAACCTGGCAGGATATTGACGTGTTGGAGTCGATTCACAAGGCACTGCATCCTCTACTGGAGTTTACTGATGCTCTTTCTGGAGAGGAGTATGTAAGCATCTCCTACCTCAAGCCAGTTCTCCACCTTTTTGCCACATCAGTCCTGGCTGAAGATGCTGAGGACACTGACCTGACTAAATCAATAAAAACCAAAGTCCTAGCATACCTCAATAACAAATATGGAGACCCAAACATCCAGGAGCTTTTGGATGTTGCCTGTTTCCTGGACCCTAGGTTCAAAATACAGTACATCAGTACAGACAACATCCCTGCtatcaagactcgtctgaagacaGAGATAGTAGACTTGGCACAACGTACATATCATTGG GAGAAGAGGTCTCGTACTGAAACTGTTCAGATGCCTCAAAGTGCACAGTCCTTGGGGAAAAGACGAAGAGGTCTCTTGGCAGTTTTTTTCAAGACCAGTTCAGCCTCTCCTTCTTTGCCTGTAAATCTTGAAGATGTCGCAGAGGCAGAGATAAACAATTACCTGATGACTCCTACCATTGATGGAGAAGATGATCCATTGGCTTGGTGGAGGGTGCACAAGATCAGCTACCCACAGTTGTGCACCATGGCACGCAAGTATCTTTGTGTACCTGCTACAAAGCGCTCCCTCAGAGCGTCTTTTTTAGCACAGGAGGGAATATTGTGA
- the LOC123485006 gene encoding zinc finger protein 154-like: MTVAVKEEEDIFGIKEEGEITVTLEEEEETGDLINNRERPDSHSDRRKKSSSGEPDPETAKPVRRHHCSQCSLSFKWLWKLIQHEGTHTWEKPHHCSQCGKRFTLLGNLKKHKGIHTGEKPFQCSLCGMDFTHDQGT; encoded by the exons atgactgtcgcagtgaaagaagaggaagacattTTTGGAATAAAGGAAGAGGGGGAGATTACTGTCacattggaagaagaagaagagactggaGATCTGATTAACAACA gagagagaccagactctcatTCTGACAGACGCAAGAAGAGTTCTTcgggggaaccagacccagagacggcCAAACCAGTGAGAcgacaccactgctcccagtgtagtTTGAGTTTTAAGTGGTTATGGAAGCTTATACAGCATGAGGGGACACACACATGGGAGAaaccacaccactgctcccagtgtggaaagagatttaccctgttagggaacctgaaaaagcataaaggaatacacacaggagaaaagcctttccaatgttccctgTGTGGAATGGATTTTACCCACGATCAGGGCACCTAA